Proteins co-encoded in one Halorussus vallis genomic window:
- a CDS encoding DUF5799 family protein, producing MSSRDWQDMIVGDRMAVDREFAQRVSDSDFSRQEWGLVMTAVEFEIENAADDERARIVADTSKVEQVMPEMENIRSQMNAMGGGGGGGGKKKKGGGGIFGSVKDALGLGGGGGGTDQQRIQEADRLAQEYADELQQRLESQGKWDQVREAART from the coding sequence ATGAGCAGCAGAGATTGGCAGGACATGATCGTCGGCGACCGGATGGCCGTCGACCGGGAGTTCGCCCAGCGCGTCTCGGACTCGGACTTCTCCCGTCAGGAGTGGGGTCTCGTCATGACCGCGGTCGAGTTCGAAATCGAGAACGCCGCCGACGACGAGCGGGCCCGCATCGTCGCCGACACCTCGAAGGTCGAGCAGGTGATGCCCGAGATGGAGAACATCCGCTCGCAGATGAACGCCATGGGCGGCGGTGGCGGCGGAGGCGGGAAGAAGAAGAAGGGCGGCGGCGGCATCTTCGGCTCGGTCAAGGACGCGCTCGGCCTCGGCGGTGGCGGTGGCGGCACCGACCAGCAACGAATCCAGGAGGCCGACCGACTCGCCCAGGAGTACGCCGACGAACTCCAGCAGCGACTCGAATCGCAGGGCAAGTGGGACCAGGTTCGCGAGGCCGCGCGGACGTGA
- a CDS encoding protein sorting system archaetidylserine decarboxylase, with product MTADATRRPSDEESGKFAPGAWRYAAVPLVLALPAAVLSPLGSLAALVLAAAVLHFHRNPERTPPESGVVSPADGRVSVIRREGDRVRVGVFMNVTDVHVNRAPLGGRVEEVVHEPGKHRPAFSKESDNNEKLHLRFSDHEVTLIAGAFARRIHPYVEPGAELRRGERLGHISFGSRADVLLPPEFELADVAVERGERVRAGESIVAQSVASTDR from the coding sequence GTGACGGCCGACGCGACGCGTCGGCCGTCCGACGAAGAAAGTGGGAAGTTCGCACCCGGCGCGTGGCGCTACGCCGCGGTTCCGCTCGTGCTGGCGCTCCCCGCGGCGGTGCTCTCGCCGCTCGGGAGCCTCGCGGCGCTGGTACTCGCGGCGGCGGTCCTGCACTTCCACCGGAACCCCGAGCGGACGCCGCCGGAGTCGGGCGTCGTCTCGCCCGCCGACGGTCGAGTCTCCGTGATTCGCCGGGAGGGTGACCGGGTCCGGGTGGGCGTGTTCATGAACGTCACCGACGTCCACGTCAACCGCGCGCCGCTGGGCGGGCGCGTCGAGGAGGTCGTCCACGAACCCGGCAAGCATCGGCCGGCGTTCTCGAAGGAGTCGGACAACAACGAGAAACTCCACCTCCGATTTTCGGACCACGAGGTGACGCTCATCGCAGGCGCGTTCGCCCGGCGCATCCACCCCTACGTCGAACCGGGCGCGGAACTCCGGCGGGGCGAGCGACTGGGCCACATCTCGTTCGGCAGTCGCGCCGACGTGCTCCTGCCCCCGGAGTTCGAACTCGCCGACGTGGCCGTCGAGCGCGGCGAGCGGGTCCGTGCGGGAGAGTCGATAGTCGCACAATCGGTGGCCTCGACCGACCGGTAG
- a CDS encoding DUF7557 family protein — MPKVDLNEETIDRLDSLQTEDESYDELINELINIYEAEELTLFHGPDEY; from the coding sequence ATGCCGAAAGTAGACCTCAATGAAGAGACGATCGACCGCCTGGACTCCCTCCAGACCGAGGACGAGTCCTACGACGAACTCATCAACGAGCTCATCAACATCTACGAGGCCGAGGAACTGACGCTGTTCCACGGTCCCGACGAGTACTGA
- the leuD gene encoding 3-isopropylmalate dehydratase small subunit — MNDDIETVEHVAGAGVPVRGNDIDTDQIIPARFMKVVTFDGLGQFAFHDQRFDDEDEPKDHPFNEDQFRDASVLVVNANFGCGSSREHAPQALKRWGIDAVVGESFAEIFAGNCLALGVPTVTADQEDIEALQDYVDDNPDAEIEVDVADETVRYDDTEIDATVDDAQRKALVEGVWDTTALLKSNAEAVAETAAELPYVEKSRSD, encoded by the coding sequence GTGAACGACGACATCGAGACCGTCGAACACGTCGCGGGCGCGGGCGTGCCCGTACGCGGAAACGACATCGACACCGACCAGATCATCCCCGCGCGGTTCATGAAGGTCGTCACCTTCGACGGCCTGGGCCAGTTCGCGTTCCACGACCAGCGGTTCGACGACGAGGACGAACCCAAGGACCACCCGTTCAACGAGGACCAGTTCCGGGACGCCTCGGTGCTGGTCGTCAACGCCAATTTCGGCTGCGGGTCCTCGCGCGAGCACGCGCCGCAGGCGCTCAAGCGCTGGGGCATCGACGCCGTCGTCGGCGAGAGCTTCGCCGAGATCTTCGCGGGCAACTGCCTCGCGCTCGGCGTGCCGACGGTCACCGCCGACCAGGAGGACATCGAGGCGCTCCAGGACTACGTCGACGACAACCCCGACGCCGAAATCGAGGTCGACGTGGCTGACGAGACGGTCCGCTACGACGACACGGAGATCGACGCGACGGTCGACGACGCCCAGCGCAAGGCGCTCGTCGAGGGCGTCTGGGACACGACCGCGCTCCTGAAGTCGAACGCCGAGGCGGTCGCCGAGACGGCTGCCGAGTTGCCCTACGTCGAGAAATCGCGCTCGGACTGA
- the ilvN gene encoding acetolactate synthase small subunit, with protein sequence MTGGLQGPAPEERPQPTGRRNAQGERIDPEAHAEQDTRKAVVSALVEHEPGVLAKVSGLFSRRQFNIESLTVGSTTVEGHARITLVVEETDAGIDQIKKQVEKLVPVIAVGELDDDAVRAELVLLKVRGEEPDKVHAITQMYEGQTLDAGPRTITVQITGDHQKIDDAVDAFRQFGIIEIARTGQTALSRGDTPTTPGESPAASAESTVNQTDLQIQKETSDDD encoded by the coding sequence GTGACCGGGGGACTGCAAGGGCCCGCGCCCGAGGAGCGCCCCCAACCGACGGGTCGGCGCAATGCCCAGGGCGAGCGCATCGACCCTGAGGCCCACGCTGAACAGGACACCCGGAAAGCGGTCGTCTCGGCGCTGGTCGAGCACGAACCGGGCGTGCTGGCGAAGGTGTCGGGACTCTTCTCCCGGCGCCAGTTCAACATCGAGAGCCTCACCGTCGGCTCGACCACGGTCGAGGGCCACGCCCGCATCACCCTGGTCGTCGAGGAAACCGACGCCGGCATCGACCAGATAAAGAAGCAGGTCGAGAAGCTCGTGCCCGTCATCGCCGTCGGCGAACTCGACGACGACGCGGTCCGGGCCGAACTCGTCCTGCTGAAGGTCCGTGGCGAGGAACCCGACAAGGTCCACGCCATCACCCAAATGTACGAGGGCCAGACGCTGGACGCCGGCCCGCGGACCATCACGGTCCAGATCACCGGCGACCACCAGAAGATCGACGACGCGGTCGACGCGTTCCGGCAGTTCGGCATCATCGAAATCGCCCGGACCGGCCAGACCGCCCTCTCGCGGGGCGACACGCCGACCACCCCGGGCGAATCACCCGCCGCGTCGGCCGAGAGCACCGTCAACCAGACCGACCTGCAGATACAGAAGGAGACTTCAGACGATGACTGA
- the ilvC gene encoding ketol-acid reductoisomerase, producing MTDEFDTTVYYDDDADSSHIEGKTVAVLGYGSQGHAHAQNLADSGVDVIVGLREDSSSRDAAEADGLRVTTPKEAAADADIVSVLVPDTVQSAVYEDIKENLEAGDTLQFAHGFNIHYGQIEPPEDVDVTMIAPKSPGHLVRRNYENGEGTPGLLAVYQDATGDAKQEALAYGQAIGCARAGVVETSFREETETDLFGEQAVLCGGITELIKVGYETLVDAGYSPEMAYFECLNEMKLIVDLMYEGGMREMWDSVSDTAEYGGLTRGPAIVDEGVRENMEEALEQVQNGEFAREWIAENQTGRPVYRQHKEADVNHDIEDVGARLRDLFAWADEQAEESNEDDESEKTRVQADD from the coding sequence ATGACTGACGAATTCGACACGACAGTGTACTACGACGACGACGCCGATAGCTCGCACATCGAAGGCAAGACCGTGGCCGTACTCGGCTACGGCAGCCAGGGCCACGCACACGCCCAGAACCTCGCCGACAGCGGCGTGGACGTGATCGTGGGTCTGCGCGAGGACTCCTCGTCGCGGGACGCCGCGGAGGCCGACGGTCTGCGGGTGACGACCCCGAAGGAGGCCGCCGCCGACGCCGACATCGTCTCGGTGCTGGTGCCCGACACGGTCCAGTCCGCGGTGTACGAGGACATCAAGGAGAACCTGGAGGCGGGCGACACGCTCCAGTTCGCCCACGGGTTCAACATCCACTACGGCCAGATAGAGCCCCCGGAGGACGTCGACGTGACGATGATTGCGCCGAAGTCGCCGGGCCACCTCGTCCGGCGGAACTACGAGAACGGCGAGGGGACGCCCGGCCTGTTGGCGGTCTACCAGGACGCGACCGGCGACGCCAAGCAGGAGGCGCTCGCTTACGGGCAGGCCATCGGCTGTGCCCGCGCGGGCGTCGTGGAAACCTCGTTCCGCGAGGAGACCGAGACCGACCTGTTCGGCGAGCAGGCGGTGCTCTGTGGCGGTATCACCGAACTCATCAAAGTGGGCTACGAGACGCTGGTCGACGCCGGCTACAGCCCCGAGATGGCCTACTTCGAGTGCCTGAACGAGATGAAGCTCATCGTCGACCTGATGTACGAGGGCGGGATGCGCGAGATGTGGGACTCCGTCTCGGACACCGCAGAGTACGGCGGATTGACCCGCGGCCCCGCCATCGTCGACGAGGGCGTCCGCGAGAACATGGAGGAGGCGCTCGAACAGGTCCAGAACGGCGAGTTCGCCCGCGAGTGGATCGCCGAGAACCAGACCGGCCGGCCGGTCTACCGTCAGCACAAGGAGGCCGACGTCAACCACGACATCGAGGACGTGGGCGCGCGCCTGCGCGACCTCTTCGCGTGGGCCGACGAGCAGGCCGAGGAATCGAACGAGGACGACGAGTCCGAGAAGACGCGAGTGCAAGCCGACGACTGA
- a CDS encoding DoxX family protein, with protein MSLAGLETVLLVAARVLFGAVVAFTGLNHFTQTEGMTGYARHKGLPAPKLSVLGSGALLVLGGIGIFVGAFPVVSALAVGVFLVVSALLMHDFWAVPEDQQQDEMNQFLKNVAMAGGALAIAALGLQGWALGLGIGLT; from the coding sequence ATGTCGCTCGCCGGCCTCGAAACCGTCCTCCTCGTGGCCGCCCGCGTTCTCTTCGGCGCGGTTGTCGCCTTCACCGGACTGAACCACTTCACGCAGACCGAGGGGATGACGGGCTACGCACGGCACAAGGGACTCCCGGCCCCGAAGCTGTCGGTGCTGGGTTCCGGCGCGTTGCTGGTGCTGGGCGGTATCGGCATCTTCGTGGGCGCTTTCCCCGTCGTCTCCGCGCTCGCCGTCGGTGTCTTCCTCGTCGTCTCGGCGCTCCTGATGCACGACTTCTGGGCCGTCCCCGAGGACCAGCAGCAGGACGAGATGAACCAGTTCCTGAAGAACGTCGCGATGGCCGGCGGCGCACTCGCCATCGCGGCGCTCGGTCTTCAGGGCTGGGCGCTCGGTCTCGGCATCGGACTCACGTAG
- a CDS encoding winged helix-turn-helix transcriptional regulator: protein MSSTHNSSETTVEQQNADACSVVEAIEQIGSQWRLVVLHDLDDGEKRFNELKRSTGASSRTLSRVLDDLQDADLVARRVEEKPIATYYSLTEKGAALCPVFSDLEAWADEWM from the coding sequence GTGTCGTCCACACATAATTCATCCGAAACGACGGTCGAACAGCAAAACGCCGACGCCTGCTCTGTCGTCGAGGCCATCGAACAGATCGGGTCGCAGTGGCGACTCGTCGTGCTCCACGACCTCGACGACGGCGAGAAGCGATTCAACGAACTCAAGCGCTCGACCGGCGCGAGTTCCCGCACGCTCTCGCGCGTCCTCGACGACCTCCAGGACGCCGACCTCGTCGCTCGGCGGGTCGAGGAGAAGCCCATCGCGACCTACTACAGCCTCACCGAGAAGGGCGCGGCGCTCTGTCCGGTCTTCTCGGACCTCGAAGCCTGGGCCGACGAGTGGATGTAG
- a CDS encoding DUF7563 family protein, which yields MTTTDDRLTTGNDTMAENRCQSCGSFVTRDFARVFGNNKNEVFGCLECMTATEVKKGGARAETVDTTNLIGGREPLR from the coding sequence ATGACCACTACCGACGACAGACTCACCACGGGGAACGACACGATGGCGGAGAATCGATGCCAGAGCTGCGGTTCGTTCGTGACGCGCGACTTCGCTCGCGTGTTCGGGAACAACAAAAACGAGGTCTTCGGCTGTCTGGAGTGCATGACGGCTACAGAGGTCAAGAAGGGCGGTGCGCGCGCCGAAACCGTCGATACGACCAATCTCATCGGCGGGCGCGAACCGCTCCGATAG
- a CDS encoding isocitrate/isopropylmalate dehydrogenase family protein produces MTHEIAVIPGDGIGREVVPAAREVLEAVSAADFEFVEADAGDHVKEETGEALPEETRDLAANADATLFGAAGETAADVILPLRSAVDSFANVRPVKAYPGTDAPHPETDLVFVRENTEGVYAGHEAEIAPGVTTLTRVVTEAASREIARYGFEYAAERGKRVTIAHKANVMRVTDGLFLDTAREVAAEYDVDYDDALMDALAMYLVQRPEDFEVVVCPNLAGDVLSDLAAGLVGGLGLLPSANVGHERALFEPVHGTAPDIAGEGVANPTAAMLSAAMLLEYFEYDDAGRRVRAAVTETLESGPRTPDLGGEATTSDVTDAVLSRL; encoded by the coding sequence ATGACCCACGAGATAGCCGTGATTCCGGGTGACGGAATCGGGCGGGAGGTCGTCCCGGCGGCCCGCGAGGTACTGGAGGCCGTCTCGGCGGCCGACTTCGAGTTCGTCGAGGCGGACGCGGGCGACCACGTGAAAGAGGAAACGGGCGAAGCGCTTCCCGAGGAGACTCGCGACCTGGCGGCGAACGCCGACGCGACGCTGTTCGGCGCGGCGGGCGAGACGGCGGCCGACGTCATCCTCCCCCTCCGGAGCGCGGTCGACTCGTTCGCCAACGTCCGACCGGTCAAAGCCTACCCCGGCACCGACGCCCCGCACCCCGAAACCGACCTCGTCTTCGTCCGTGAGAACACGGAAGGCGTCTACGCCGGCCACGAGGCCGAGATTGCGCCGGGCGTAACCACCCTGACACGGGTGGTTACCGAGGCGGCCTCCCGGGAAATCGCCCGTTACGGCTTCGAATACGCCGCCGAACGCGGAAAGCGCGTGACAATCGCTCACAAGGCGAACGTGATGCGCGTCACCGACGGCCTGTTCCTGGACACTGCGCGCGAAGTCGCGGCCGAGTACGACGTCGACTACGACGACGCGCTGATGGACGCGCTGGCGATGTACCTCGTCCAGCGCCCCGAGGACTTCGAGGTCGTCGTCTGTCCGAACCTGGCGGGCGACGTGCTCTCGGACCTCGCGGCCGGCCTCGTCGGCGGTCTCGGCCTGCTGCCGAGCGCCAACGTCGGCCACGAGCGCGCGCTGTTCGAACCGGTCCACGGCACCGCGCCCGACATCGCGGGCGAGGGCGTCGCCAACCCGACCGCGGCGATGCTGTCGGCCGCGATGCTGCTGGAGTACTTCGAGTACGACGACGCCGGTCGGCGCGTCCGCGCGGCCGTCACCGAGACGCTGGAGTCCGGCCCCCGGACGCCGGACCTCGGCGGCGAGGCGACCACGAGCGACGTGACCGACGCGGTGCTGTCGCGGTTGTAG
- the leuC gene encoding 3-isopropylmalate dehydratase large subunit, translating into MSEGTLYDKVWDRHKVTELPTGQTQLFVGLHLVHEVTSPQAFGMLRERDLEVAYPERTHATVDHIVPTEDRDRPYEGAAEEMMAELEENVREAGIDFSSPDTGDQGIVHVIGPEQGLTQPGMTVVCGDSHTSTHGAFGALAFGIGTSQIRDVLATGTVAMEKQKVRRIRVTGELGEGVEAKDIILEVIRRLGTDGGVGHVYEYAGEAIESLDVEGRMSICNMSIEGGARAGYVNPDEKTYEWLADTDAFRDDPEKFEKLKPYWESVRSDPDAEYDDEVVIDGSELEPTVTWGTTPGQGVGVTEPIPDPEELPAEKQDTARRAQEHMGVEPGDTMEGYPIQVAFLGSCTNARLPDLRRAARVVAGREVHDDVRAMVVPGSQRVKAAAEAEGLDEVFEEAGFDWRGAGCSMCLGMNPDQLEGDEACASSSNRNFVGRQGSKDGKTVLMNPRMVAAAAIRGEVTDVRELEETDLPDSEVTKA; encoded by the coding sequence ATGAGCGAGGGCACCCTGTACGACAAGGTGTGGGACCGCCACAAGGTGACCGAACTCCCGACCGGCCAGACCCAGTTGTTCGTTGGCCTCCACCTCGTCCACGAAGTCACCAGCCCCCAGGCGTTCGGCATGCTCCGGGAGCGCGACCTGGAGGTCGCCTACCCCGAGCGCACCCACGCCACCGTCGACCACATCGTCCCGACCGAGGACCGCGATCGGCCCTACGAGGGCGCGGCCGAGGAGATGATGGCCGAACTGGAGGAGAACGTCCGCGAGGCGGGCATCGACTTCTCCAGTCCGGACACCGGCGACCAGGGCATCGTCCACGTCATCGGCCCGGAGCAGGGGCTGACCCAGCCGGGGATGACCGTGGTCTGCGGCGACAGTCACACCTCGACCCACGGCGCGTTCGGCGCGCTGGCGTTCGGCATCGGCACCTCCCAGATTCGGGACGTACTCGCGACCGGCACCGTCGCGATGGAGAAACAGAAGGTCCGGCGCATCCGCGTGACGGGCGAACTCGGCGAGGGCGTCGAGGCCAAGGACATCATCCTGGAGGTCATCCGCCGACTCGGCACCGACGGCGGCGTCGGCCACGTCTACGAGTACGCCGGCGAGGCCATCGAGAGCCTCGACGTCGAGGGGCGGATGAGCATCTGCAACATGTCCATCGAGGGCGGCGCCCGCGCGGGCTACGTCAACCCCGACGAGAAGACCTACGAGTGGCTGGCCGACACCGACGCGTTCCGCGACGACCCCGAGAAGTTCGAGAAGCTCAAACCCTACTGGGAGTCCGTCAGGTCCGACCCCGACGCCGAGTACGACGACGAGGTCGTCATCGACGGCTCCGAACTCGAACCGACGGTGACCTGGGGCACCACGCCCGGCCAGGGCGTCGGCGTCACCGAGCCGATTCCCGACCCCGAAGAACTACCCGCCGAGAAGCAGGACACCGCCCGGCGCGCCCAGGAGCACATGGGCGTCGAACCCGGCGACACGATGGAGGGCTACCCCATCCAGGTCGCGTTCCTGGGTTCCTGCACGAACGCGCGTCTGCCCGACCTGCGTCGGGCGGCGCGCGTCGTCGCCGGCCGGGAGGTTCACGACGACGTGCGCGCGATGGTGGTCCCCGGCAGCCAGCGCGTGAAGGCCGCCGCAGAGGCCGAAGGGCTGGACGAGGTCTTCGAAGAGGCCGGTTTCGACTGGCGCGGAGCCGGCTGTTCGATGTGTCTGGGGATGAACCCCGACCAACTGGAGGGCGACGAGGCCTGCGCCTCCTCGTCGAACCGCAACTTCGTCGGGCGACAGGGGAGCAAGGACGGCAAGACCGTGCTGATGAACCCCCGGATGGTCGCCGCGGCCGCGATTCGCGGGGAGGTCACCGACGTGCGCGAACTCGAGGAAACCGACCTCCCCGACTCGGAGGTGACGAAGGCGTGA